A window of Eucalyptus grandis isolate ANBG69807.140 chromosome 4, ASM1654582v1, whole genome shotgun sequence genomic DNA:
ATGAAGTGcaggaaagtaaagataataATAGAGTACATTTTGATTGTCAATTGGGCTTTATAGTTGATGAGAACTTGGTATTTATAGGCATTCTATTATAACTGTTTGGGAGTAGTTCCTTCCAAAATTTCTGTCTCATGTTCCCACGTCAACAAGTCTTCTTTGAAGCTCCTTTGAAATAGTCCTTAACCCACGTTGTCAAGTCTTCTCCGAAGCTCCTTTGAAATAGTCCCCTCAATCCATGCCAGCAAGTCTTGTTCGAGGCTCCTTTGAAATAGTCCTCCACTTTTCCGACGGTTTGACCATTCTCCAGGTTTACACGTGCTCTTGCAACCGTTCTTCAAATTGAGCCTTGATGCAATGCACCAGCCTCAATTTTCCACATTCACTTCCCATCGTAACCATTCTCCATGATCTCCACTAGTAGGTGTACACTAGTAGGTGTACATGCCAAAGCCTTGATGCAATCCTTTTAATCAATCACCTTGCTCCATGCTCATCGACAACTTTGTTAAAATAATTCACAATCACTTGCCACTTGTCAATATGTGTCAATATTTACATCCGAGTCATCAAACAGGTAATATCGACCAATATTCAATCCATTAAATTGGCTTCCTTCACGGATGATCAAATATGCCTGGATAGTGTTGTGCGGAAGAACACCCTAActagatgagaaagaaaaacaagaataattaagaacacggagatttacgtggttcggcgaAAGATCCGCCTACgtccacgggagagagagagacgatttctTATTTGAGCGTATGTCAAGAGTACAAGGTACAATGCTGAAATAAATAGATCTTTAGATCCCCACTTTCCTAAACCTAGTAGGAAAGGAATTCCACCATAAAGATACTATCGAATTTAAAACCCAAATCTATGAAATATATTAGAAACAAATAGTTCAAAATCTTCAAGCCTTCCTAGATTTCCCAATTGAATTTgtggaattcaagacaatatcagCAAATCTCCACCTTTGGCTTGAATAAACCACAAGCCTCCACTTGAACCAAGAAAACGAACATATCTCTCCCTCCACCGTACCTTCGCAAAGGTACGCCCGCACCTGGATCGGTGCGGCCTCCATCAACTTCAATGATGAGTGAGAGAAATCAAGTCCCTGCAGACTTGAACTTCTCTATAGTAACTATCTTCGTGAGCATATCTGCGGGATTATCTTTAGTATGGATTTTCTTCAAAGCAATGCTACCATTCTCCACAAATTCTCGAATTTTGTGGTACCGAACTTCAATGTGTTTCGTTCTAGAATGGAACACTTGATTATTCACGAGACATATTGCGCTTTGGCTATCGCAATATAATGTAGCACTTTCTTGCTTTATACCCAACTCTGTGACCAAACCAGTCAACCATATTCCCTCCTTCGCAGCCTCGCCATCGCCATATACTCGGCTTCGGTTGTAGACAATGCTATAGTAGCTTGAAGCATTGTCTTCCACGAAATAGCTCCACCACCAAGAGTAAAGACATATCCCGTGATGGACCTTCGCTTGTCCAAATCACCAGCGAAGTCTGAATCAACATAACATGCTAAATCGATCGATCCTCCCTTGGAACTGAACATTAAACCCATTCCAATAGTTCTAGCCAAATAACGAAAGATCCACTTAACAGCTTCCCAATGCTCCTTACTCGGATTGCTCATGTATCGGCTAACGAGACTCACCGCATGAGCCATATCCGGTCTGCTACAaatcatagcatacatgaggCTCCCTACTGCACTGGCATAGGGTACTCGAGACATCTTTACAACTTCCTCATGTAAAATAGGGCATTGTTTCTCAGATAATTTGAAGTGATTTGCTAAGGGTGTACTAACCGGTTTAGCTTTACCCATGTTGAACCGCTCCAAGACCTTCTCAACATACTTCTTTTGATTCACCCAAGCTTACTTGCATGTCTATCTCGAAAGATTTCCATGCCAAGGATCCTCTTTGCAGcaccaagatccttcatatcaAACTCACTACTTAACTGAGACTTTAGGGAATTAatgtctctcatttttcttgtagcaatcaacatgtcatcaacatagagcATCAACAGAATAAGCGACTTAGCATCCAAAACTTTGTAGTAGACACAAGAATCATGCACACTCCTCATGTAGCCAATACGAAgcataaaagaatcaaaacTTTTATTTCCATTGCCTCGGAGATTGCTTCAAACCATAAAGTGATCTCTTGAGCAAACAAACATGATCCTCTTTCCCTTCCACCTTGAAGCCTTCGGGCTGCTCCATATATATTttctcctccaagtcaccatgaaggaatgccgtcttcacatctagctgctcaagctccaagtcatacatggctaccATAGCTAGTAAAACACAAATTAATGTGTGTTTTACAACAGGGAAAATATCTCGTCATAATCAATCCCCCTCCTTCGTGCATAGCCCTTAGCAACAAGTCGGGCCTTGTatctctcttgctctttctcCGTTGCTACTTCCTTTCTTCGAagaacccatttgcaaccaatgacATTCTGATCCTTGGGCTTCTTCACAAGTTCccatgtctcattcttttgtaacgattccatctcctccatcattGCGGTCATCCACTTTTCTTTGTGATCACTTTTCAAAGCTTCATGGTAGGAGCTGGATCGCAGAGCCTACGGTAAGAGCATAAGCAACCATATCCTCAAAACCGTACCTCTCCGGTGCTTTGGGAGTGCGCCTTCCTCGACCCGTCGCAATGGTACGAGGAACTTCTACCGTTTCTTTGACTTCTGGAGCTTCATCGGATGACTCGCCATTCTCTGcagattctctggtttcaagCTCCACCTTAACGATAGATTTATCACTCTCCTCTTCAGCAGCCGCGCGTGGCACACAGCTTGACTTCAACATTGTAGATTCATCGAATATAACATCCCTGCTCGTCAGAACTTTCTTCTCACTTGGATCCCATATTTTGTAGCCTTTCACTCCTTTCTCGTAACCAAGAAATAtacattgttttgattttggatcCAACTTCGAGCGTTTCGAGCTCTGCACATGTACAAAAGCAGGACAACCGaatattcttaaattagaataatcgACAATTTTACCAGTCCATACCTCTTCAggaattttgcatttaattgcAGTTGATGGAGACCGATTCACAAGATAAGATGCCATGCAAACAGCTTCTGCCCAAAACTCCTTGCTCAGTCCCGCATGTAGCCTCATGCTTCGAGCTCTCTCTAATAAGGTCTGGTTCATCCTTTCCGCTACGCCATTCTGTTGGGGAGTATCCGGAACTGTGAAGTGACGTTTAATCCTTTTATTCTTGCAAAGCTCTATAAATGGTGTCGATCTGTACTCTCCTCCATTGTCCGATCTCAAGGACTTAACCTTCTTCCCCATTGAAGTCTCAACTTCAGCTTTccattctttgaacttttcaaagactTCACTTTTGTGTCGCATGAAGTAGACCCAAATTTTGCGAGAGAAATCGTCAATGAATGTCACAAAGTATTCTTTCCCTCCTTTTGACTTTACTGGTGAAGGACCCCATACATCCATGTGTACATACTTGAGCACGCCCTTGCTTGTATGAGTTGCAGCATTGAACCGTACTCTGCATTGTTTTCCAAACacacaaaatttgcaaaaatctaATTTGCATGTTTCTATACCTTTGAGTGCATTCCTCTTGTGAAGCTCCATCAATCATCTTTCTCCCATATGCCCAAGACGCATATGCCATAGATAGGTGTTATCTATCTCCATGCTAGCATCCGTGGACACGAGATGCTCCACCTTGCACCTTGTGGTTCCTATAAGTCGATATAGGTTCCCGTGCCTCTGTCCCTTAAGAACAACCAGAGCTCCCTTAATCACCTTCAAGACTCCACCTTGAGCCGTGTACTTGCATCCATTGGATTCAAGTGCTCCCAATGAGATCAAATTCTTCCTTAGACCTGGAACATGACGTACGTCTGCCAAGGTTCTAATCATGCCAtcaaacatcttgattttcacggttccaacaCCCACAGTCTTGCACGAAGTATCATTACCCATGAGAACTGAACCACCATCATATGCCTTGTATTCATTGAAGGCTTCTCGATGAGGACACATGTGAAAAGTGCATCCGGAGTCCATGATCCACAAATCTTCAAAGGTGTCCTTCCCCGATGATATGGACAAGACGTCCCCATCATTGGTCTCAATGCTGTCGGCTATACTTGCTTCAtctcgagctcttcttcttttcccgtTCTTATTTGGACAGAATCTCTTGGTATGCCCTTCCCTGATTACACCCGTAGCATCTTCCTTTGAACCTTCCTTGGATTTTGATCAACCCCTACCGCTCGATCCTCGATCcgttgatcttcctcttccttgattGTTTTCTCCTTTGCAAAGAGTCCCTCCCGAAGATTTTGAACTACTTGCCCTTTTCCGAGTGTCGTTTGAAATTAGGGTAGCAGTCACCTCTCCGATCTCCAGGGTTTCCTTGCCATAAAGGAGCGTAGTCACCAAGTGGTCAAACGAATCCGACAACGATGCCAGTAGTAGAAGCGCTATGTCTTCATCCTCAAACTTTACCTCCAAGCTTGTAAGTTCAGTAATCATCTTATTGAACACGTTAAGGTGTTCCAACAGATCTCCTCCTTCACTCATCTGAAGTGAAtacaatctcttcttcaagaacaACTTGTTCGTAAGAGATTTCGTCATATAAATGCTTTCGAGTTTGAGCCATACCTCCGGAGCAAATTCGATTTCCGCTACATATTGAAGGGCCTCATCCGATAGGTTCAATCAAATTGCGTTGCACGCCTCTCCTCCATGTCGCCCAATCATCATCGGTGATGGTGTTCGGCTTGTTTGATCTTCCCAGAAGAACCTTTGATAAACCTTGTTGAATCAACAGATCATTCATCCTTCTCCGCCATAGTGTAAAACTATTCTTCCCCGTGAATCGTTCAATATCAAATCAAACGGTTGAACCTTTTCCAGCCATCTAGTTAGAAGTTGCAATACAGGAACAGAGAACCTAgatagctctgataccaattgttgtgcggaagaacaccctaactagatgagaaagaaaaataagaataattaagaacacggagatttacgtggttcggcgaAAGATCCGCCTACgtccacgggagagagagagacgatttctTATTTGAGCGTATGTCAAGAGTACAGGGTACAATGCTGAAATAAATAGATCTTTAGATCCCCACTTTCCTAAACCTAGTAGGAAAGGAATTCCACCATAAAGATACTATCGAATTTAAAACCCAAATCTAtgaaatatattaggaaacaaatagtTCAAAATCTTCAAGCCTTCCTAGATTTCCCAATTGAATTTgtggaattcaagacaatatcagCAGATAGTATATTCTtcactcttttcctttttcatcactaCTTTTGATGGTTGCATATGAGGTTGTCAAGTCCACTTTTGTTACTATCTGAACAATCATCACAtatcgaaaataaaaaaatatcggacacttttgggtgtcaacaacaCCCATCTGAATATCAAGGGATTTGATATAGAGCTGGGTCTTCATTTTCAATTACCTGTGTTATTTGCTCTGCTTGTAGGGtaaacttcttcttcaatgtgATCCACCAGACTTGACAAAGTTACCATATCCCAATCTTATCACATGTTGCCTTTAGGTCCCTCCAAGCATATTAATTTACTCAGTGTCCTCCAAGTTgctcttctttcatttgaccCATCTAAGCACCTTGACTATCCCACGTGACATGTTTCTTCTCTAAAATTCACAGACCTTTCCAACTCTTTCTTCACCGGTATCTCGTTCTCCAATTGCAAACTAAGGAAGTTCACAACTAACACAGATGTCCTATTTTAACGTCACTTGCGTATGAGTTGTGTATGAACAATATTTCATATGCGCACTCAAGTACATCTATTATCGGAGAATGTTATCTCACCTTCAAAAATATAAGAAGTTTTCCCCAACAAATCAATCCTATGACCTTCGAGCTGGTAAACCAAGTCCGAAACCACTAAACGACCAACTGCCGCGGTAGTATAAATTATACATATTGCCTTGGATATTTTATGGGCTTTGATCCTATAAAAGATTGGCTCTACAGTTTAAGACCCATTAATTGTGAAGGGCCCAAGTTACAACAAAGAAATTCAAACCCAACATCTATAAATCCATTGTCACCTTCCGTTAAAACCTTAAAAAGGAAAGCAGAAAAGGAACAGATGACGCCACCAGAAACACTTACTTTGTGTTGCAACTTTTTAGCCCGTTGAATTAGCGCAGTACCGACATGTTCATTTCGGATACCAGTTTTCAGCTTACATCAGTTTAACATCCTACATATACTAATGCAACTGTCATTTAAATTCCCCAACCCTCAAAAGTGAACTCTAATGATTACAAAACCTTAGTCGCACTCACCACCACCAGGCCGGCCCCATCACCGAAACGGTGACTCGGCCACCGTCCAGCCTTACGGGGCTTGCCCCCACTCATATTGAGCAGCTCGCCtctgttcctctctctctctctctctctctctctctctctctttttctctctctctctgtatttgCGGGACCAATGGTCATGAGGTCCTAAAAATTTCGGAAGTCTCTTGATTTCAACAATTTTATAGAAGTATGTCCAAACAATCAGAGGGACAAGTCGAATTTGACTTCCGGtgaaaatacccaaaaaattgTACCACCTACTATTGCTTAGTAGCACAAGAAACAAGACTTTTAGTCAACTGTTAATTTTTTGTGTGTGAAGCCATTTTAATATCTTGTGTCCCCTATTTAATAATATGATCCCTGTAAACACCAACAATTTGCATTAGCTAGTACTATCATATTAGTCAAATATCATATAAGTACCCAACTGTCATAATGAGATTCCAAAATGAGCACTAAAGACAAAATGCCCTTCCTTGGAATCAAAACACAGTGAAGAAATTAGATATTAGTAACATTTTCAATCTTCTTAATCTGtgcctttttttgtcttttctctccAAATGGTCATAGCAAGCAATTACATCTCGCTACATGTAGAGACACAAACTAAAACGCTCCACCATCTATAAATATCCATTAACGCTTGCGATTCGAGCATTTAGTGCCCATCTCACACCAAGTTCATCCCCACCAACACTCGTCCTTTGAGCCTTCAACTTGTTATCATCCAAATAGTACTGGTAGGCATAAGAAACGAACCCCCGAATGGCCAAGATCATAGCCATCACCTTGACCCCATCCCATCCATCTTGTCCCCCAAGAGCACGACTGAAAAAATGGGCACAATTGGTAAGCCCACCACACTAATCGAGTTCGAGAACAAAGATGACGCTTCTATTATCAACCCAATCGTGCCGATGGTGAACGCTTGCCAAGAAATGGCCGTCCCGACCAAGTTCATCACATAGCTCACCTTGCCAAGCTTATACCCGTCCATCTCTCTCCCCAGATTTTCCCACTCACCACTCCCAAACAACCCCACCACAATAATCACACTAGCCACTATTGATGGGTGCACAATCAAGCTCAAAACTGTCCTAAGCGTCTCTTTCCTTATGACCCTCCTAAAGCAAAATTGGTCTAAGGATAAAAGAAGCCCATAACTAGCTGATGCTAAAATGGTGCACACAAACCCAGTGCATATTTCCCTGCAGAAACCCTGTTGTGGTCTTCTGAATCCGATTGGAACGCAAGGAGGATTGAGGACAAAGTGAGGAGGACTAGAGAGTTAATGATGTAGGGGGTGAACTTTTGGGCATttaggaagaaggagaagagggcATTGAAGGCCAATTGGGAGGAGCAAATGAGGGAGTAGGTGGAGACAGGGAGGTGCAAGAGGCCAACTGAGTATAAAAAGCCATTTAGGGCCCCCACTGCGCCTAGAAAGAGATACACAAGGGCAAGGCTCTTGAGAGAGGGTGATTGTGATTGAGATTGAGCTTGTGCATCTATTTGGATGTATGGGTTATTAGGGTCACTTGGTTGTTTGGGCGTGGGGATGAAGTAGAGAAGGAGGAGGATTGGGAAGCCCCCAAGCTGGACAAGTGAGGCGAGCCACATGCTGTGGCCTCCTTCTTTGTAGTAGAGATTCCCAAGGAGTGTGGCCACCGCTTGGCCAGAGAGCACAAAGAGCGAGTAGAGAGCCACTCTAATCCACCACCATAAGTTCTTGGATTCAGAAGTTATCATTGCTTGACTATTGGTGATGATGCTAATGGGCTGGGATGAGTTCCCTTCTTTGGCTTCCTGATCATCTGTCATATATTCGACAGCAATTTAATTAAGGGTTTCAATTGGTAAGAGAGAAAGAACATAAATGATACAAAATATAGTAGAATCCAAATAAACTTGACGACTAGTTACAATGAATCAGAATAGGCGACTATTTCGACTATTACCAGATTCATAATTTCGAATATGTTATGTCTATATCAAACATAGGAACTACCTAATTATATGTTAATAATATTTGAGCAAACAAAGTAACATGTGTTAAGATAAGGTGTTTAAGTTAAACATTTACTTTCTATTCATCTTTCTTCGAGTGAAGAACTAGAGCTTCCATTTTTGGGGAAATAGCCGGGATCTAGACCTTTCATTTTTTGGAGAACAGCTGGGATTGATGAATGTAATACCATATTCACTAGATTCACCATAACATGTACATAGAATCACACGTGGGAccgtaaaatttcaaattgatatatatatattgatttttggttggcaTTAATGGCGTGATTCACTGTCAATACAGTAGACTCACATGGTCGATTAAAAAGACTACAAACGTTTCAAATTTGGCCCAAAAATAAACATGAAGGATGATCAAATATTTCAGGTCAAAAAAGGCacttttgtaattttgcttGTCCAGGCGAAGAAGCAGAATTAAACGTCCTAGGATTCATCAAAAGTCCTGGGGTAGGAGCTTCTGGCGTTGAAAGTTTCAGCTTGTTCAAATGAAACATTTAAACATCTGGATCTTCAAAACAcaatacaaaacaaaacacaGAGTTGCAGGAGAGAAGTGAATATATGCATGCATGGTGGTTATATTCTCCCCCTTCCATTGTGCCCATCTCAATTCGatacatcatttttcttctcatgATCGATGCATAGATTCCACTGCAAAACTCACTCAATTCGGATGTTGGTAAACTCTTCGAGAATTGGACTTACCCAGGATGTGGAGTTGCAGTTcctgaggatgatgatgagctaGCTCTTCCATAtcggagatgagagagagaacccAGAAGAGGGCGATGAGATACTATGAAATGCGGGCGGGTCAAGAAGAAACCAACGAGATGAAAGAAGCAGGAGGAGGTTTCTATGCAGGTACGCTGTCCCGCGTGCCTACTTTTTCTAAGTTATATATAcctgataaatatatattttcgtTGAGgagaaaaagttatttattaTTCAAAGGGGAGATGAAGCTCTTCCAAGTTGTTGGGTGATTACTTGTGTGCGCTTCTTTCTCTGGCGTACAGGAAGTGCCCCGTACCGCCGGTTGCTTTCCCTGAAACATGCACAGCTTCCAAGTCATAGGGTTAAACACTAAAGCTGCTAATGCAAAATATTGGATTAAACTCACCAGGGCCGCTCTAATCTGGAGCCGCTAAGACCGTAAACCTTGGTTCTCAGGTCACGACTTAGACTCAAGGCACTTGCTGCGAACATATAGAGGCGAGGATCGCCACTCAGTGGTGTTGCACGAGTCGAAGGTGGTTCAGGTGATGACAGGTGAGTTTATcatgtaaaaataaatattttatattacgATTACATCATATGACAGTGACACACGATGTAAcaaatcaattaaaattgaatgattttaaGATTTAAGCATTAAATAGGATGTATGCATAATGCACGATACACGTAATTAATTAGTCATGTCAAATCCTATGTCCatccataaattattattttttatgtagaGAA
This region includes:
- the LOC104442552 gene encoding probable purine permease 10, which translates into the protein MTDDQEAKEGNSSQPISIITNSQAMITSESKNLWWWIRVALYSLFVLSGQAVATLLGNLYYKEGGHSMWLASLVQLGGFPILLLLYFIPTPKQPSDPNNPYIQIDAQAQSQSQSPSLKSLALVYLFLGAVGALNGFLYSVGLLHLPVSTYSLICSSQLAFNALFSFFLNAQKFTPYIINSLVLLTLSSILLAFQSDSEDHNRVSAGKYALVASVIIVVGLFGSGEWENLGREMDGYKLGKVSYVMNLVGTAISCRALGGQDGWDGVKVMAMILAIRGFVSYAYQYYLDDNKLKAQRTSVGGDELGVRWALNARIASVNGYL